The genomic region CGCAAGACCGCTCGTACCGTCGAGGAAGCGAGCCCCCTCCTTGAACGTCTCAAGGAGATCGCAGCCGCGAGCGGGCTCGAAGTCCGCGAAGAAAGACTCCACCGCGAGGTAGGCTACAGCGTAAGAAGCGGCGTCTGCCGGGTCTCCGGCGACGAGGTCCTGCTGCTCGATCGCAACGTGCCGCCGGCCGAAAGGATCGAAGCCCTGCTCGCGCTCCTTGCCGACCGCGATCTCGATTCGGTGTTCATCGAACCGGAGCTGCGCCGGCAGATCGGTGGCCGCGCACTACCCCAGGACGAAGGATCGACGTCCGAATCCGCCTGACGGCGGCCGCCGTGGCTCCCATTCACGAAAAGGCCGAGAAGTTTCGCGACTTCATCAAGACCAGCGGCCTCAAGTCGACCCGCCAGCGCGACGAGATCGCGAACTGGTTCTTCCATCACAAGGGCCATCTGTCGGCCGATCAGATTTACCGCAAGGTCAAGGAATCGTTTCCCGGCATCGGCTTCTCGACGGTCTACCGCACGATGAAGCTGATGGTCGAGGCGGGCCTCGTCTCCGAACGGCACTTCGGCGACGGTGAGGCGCTGTACGAGAACGTCTCCGGGCACCACGATCATCTGATCTGCACGCAGTGCGGGAAGATCACCGAGTTCGAGGACGACACCATCGAGCAGCTGCAGCGCTCGGTCGCCGACCGGCAGGGATTCCTGCTGACCAGTCACAAGATGGAGCTGTATGGGCTCTGCTCGAGCTGCCGGTCGCGGAACGCGTAGCTCACAGCCAGTTCGCGTCGGTCTTCAAGCCCTGCTCTCGAAACGCCGCGCCGGTTACTGCTCGTACGGGCAGTTCATGACTACGCTCTGACCGACGGACCGCTTCAGCACCCGCAGCGAATCGCTGGCTCGCACGACGTCGTCGCCGTCGGCGTCGCAGCGGTTGATCGGGCAGGCGATGTGCTGGATCGCGCCGCGCAGAATCTTGAGCGCGTCGCTCGTGGTGATCTCGTCGTTTCCGTTGGCGTCACCGCACAGGATGACCGACGAGCATTCGCTGTCGCATCCGTCGTCGTCGACGGT from Candidatus Limnocylindrales bacterium harbors:
- a CDS encoding Fur family transcriptional regulator; its protein translation is MAPIHEKAEKFRDFIKTSGLKSTRQRDEIANWFFHHKGHLSADQIYRKVKESFPGIGFSTVYRTMKLMVEAGLVSERHFGDGEALYENVSGHHDHLICTQCGKITEFEDDTIEQLQRSVADRQGFLLTSHKMELYGLCSSCRSRNA